One Tolypothrix bouteillei VB521301 DNA window includes the following coding sequences:
- a CDS encoding GNAT family N-acetyltransferase, translating to MNIEIIEARPQDRSILSHLIELYFYDFSEFMGWDVGNDGRFGDNALKGCWTEPWRHPFLVKVDGSIAGFVIADGRSHFSGDEHTMDMGEFFILRKYRRQGIGYRVATDIFDLFPSQWEVRQLDLNVDAQTFWRKVINRYTNNQFYEISWNDERYCGVAQLFNNTIKTPKQLMSV from the coding sequence ATGAATATTGAAATCATTGAAGCCCGTCCACAAGATCGGTCGATTTTGAGTCATTTGATAGAACTTTACTTTTATGATTTTAGTGAGTTCATGGGGTGGGATGTTGGGAATGATGGTCGGTTCGGGGACAACGCTCTTAAAGGTTGTTGGACTGAGCCGTGGCGGCATCCGTTTCTTGTCAAGGTAGATGGCTCGATCGCAGGGTTTGTAATTGCCGACGGGCGCAGCCATTTTTCAGGAGACGAACACACGATGGACATGGGTGAATTCTTCATCCTACGCAAATACCGCCGACAAGGTATTGGCTATCGGGTAGCGACCGACATTTTCGATTTGTTTCCCAGTCAGTGGGAGGTACGACAGCTAGACTTGAATGTAGATGCACAAACATTTTGGCGCAAGGTTATCAACCGATACACCAATAACCAATTCTATGAGATTTCTTGGAATGATGAGCGTTATTGTGGTGTGGCTCAATTATTTAACAACACCATTAAAACCCCCAAGCAACTCATGAGCGTTTAG